Proteins encoded in a region of the Mucispirillum schaedleri ASF457 genome:
- a CDS encoding DUF2141 domain-containing protein, producing the protein MKKLIFTSLFIFAAFTLYAQTVPLTLNIENIGSNKGSIVVNICTNVDEFAEREPCKYSFSIPAKKGSISQQINIDKGRYGIMVYHDENSNNILDMAMFGKPKERYGFSNNKYGAFSSKPPFEKALVNIDRPTTASIKLKK; encoded by the coding sequence ATGAAAAAATTAATATTTACAAGTTTATTTATTTTTGCAGCATTTACTTTATATGCTCAAACTGTGCCTTTAACATTAAATATTGAAAATATAGGCTCAAATAAAGGCAGCATAGTAGTAAATATATGCACTAATGTAGATGAATTTGCAGAAAGAGAGCCATGTAAATATTCTTTTTCAATACCTGCAAAAAAAGGCAGTATCTCTCAGCAGATTAATATTGATAAAGGCAGGTATGGTATTATGGTATATCATGATGAAAACAGTAATAATATACTTGATATGGCTATGTTTGGCAAACCTAAAGAAAGATATGGTTTTTCAAATAACAAATATGGAGCTTTTAGCTCAAAACCGCCTTTTGAAAAAGCATTAGTAAATATTGATAGACCAACAACTGCTTCAATAAAATTAAAAAAATAG
- the nikA gene encoding nickel ABC transporter substrate-binding protein — protein MMKKFIIIFFIFLLSTTVYAKNDSTLTIAYPVNAGPLNPHLYNPNQMYAQTMVYDSLVRYNPDDMEPALAEKWSISDDGLTYTFKLRNAAFSDGSVVTAEAVVMNFNAVMQNKARHSWISLVSMIESFSAKDEKTFILKLSKPYNLTLKELSVARPFRILAPNGFLDDKNTSKGIKAPIGSGPWKLKETRLGEYDIFERNEYYWGQKPKYKYVKVLVLPDANSRIIALETGKIDMLIGEGSFTIENFVRLSKNKNIAAYKSEPRVTNMIAINTAKNNTKDVNVRKAVMMAVNKDNIIKYILLNQEIKAEQIFNPMLEYCNAGIIPYEYNINKANEILENAGWKKKGLYREKDGIILSIDMHYIGIDPKQKAIAEILQADLMNVGIKLNLSAEESTIFYSLQSNGSFDMIFNKTWGPPFEPGTFAGSMRKPSHADYQAQSGLKEKEYIDNMIDKLIVSDNTTFIAEKYEEILNIFHNEAVYLPISYELDLALVRKDRVKNFQFGNMVTEFMLHTLEPYND, from the coding sequence ATGATGAAGAAGTTTATAATAATTTTCTTTATTTTCTTATTATCTACAACAGTTTATGCAAAAAATGACAGCACTCTTACTATTGCATATCCTGTAAATGCTGGACCATTAAACCCACATTTATATAATCCAAACCAAATGTATGCACAGACTATGGTATATGACAGCCTTGTTCGCTATAATCCAGATGATATGGAGCCTGCTTTGGCAGAAAAATGGAGCATAAGTGATGACGGATTAACTTATACATTTAAACTTCGTAATGCTGCATTTTCTGATGGAAGTGTTGTTACTGCTGAAGCAGTTGTTATGAATTTTAATGCTGTTATGCAGAATAAGGCTCGCCACAGCTGGATATCTTTAGTTAGTATGATAGAAAGTTTTTCTGCAAAAGATGAAAAAACTTTTATACTAAAACTTTCAAAACCTTATAACCTTACATTAAAAGAGTTAAGTGTGGCTCGTCCTTTCCGTATACTTGCTCCAAACGGATTTTTAGATGACAAAAATACAAGCAAAGGCATAAAAGCACCAATTGGCTCAGGACCTTGGAAACTTAAAGAAACAAGGCTTGGGGAATATGATATTTTTGAAAGAAACGAATATTACTGGGGACAGAAACCAAAATATAAATATGTAAAAGTTTTAGTGCTGCCTGATGCAAACAGCAGAATAATTGCTCTTGAAACTGGTAAAATAGATATGCTTATAGGTGAAGGAAGTTTTACTATTGAAAATTTTGTCCGCTTATCTAAAAATAAAAATATTGCAGCTTATAAATCTGAACCAAGAGTAACAAATATGATTGCAATAAATACTGCAAAAAATAACACAAAGGATGTAAATGTTAGAAAAGCTGTTATGATGGCAGTAAATAAAGATAATATTATAAAATATATTTTACTTAATCAGGAAATAAAAGCTGAGCAGATATTTAATCCAATGCTTGAATACTGCAATGCTGGCATTATTCCCTATGAATATAATATTAATAAAGCAAATGAGATATTAGAAAATGCAGGCTGGAAGAAAAAAGGCTTATATAGAGAAAAAGACGGCATAATATTATCTATTGATATGCACTATATAGGTATAGACCCAAAGCAAAAAGCAATTGCAGAGATTTTGCAGGCAGATTTAATGAATGTAGGTATTAAGCTTAATTTATCTGCTGAAGAAAGCACTATTTTTTACAGCTTACAGTCAAATGGCAGTTTTGATATGATATTTAATAAAACATGGGGACCGCCTTTTGAGCCAGGCACATTTGCAGGCAGTATGAGAAAACCATCCCATGCAGACTATCAGGCACAAAGTGGATTAAAAGAAAAAGAATATATTGATAATATGATAGATAAATTAATAGTATCAGACAATACTACATTTATTGCAGAAAAATATGAAGAGATTCTTAATATTTTCCATAATGAAGCAGTATATCTGCCAATTAGTTACGAGCTTGATTTAGCTTTGGTGAGAAAAGACAGAGTGAAAAACTTTCAGTTTGGTAATATGGTAACAGAATTTATGCTGCATACTTTGGAGCCTTATAATGATTAA
- a CDS encoding ABC transporter permease subunit, with protein MIKYIIKRLLIIIPVMLAVSFIVFTMLRLGPVDPAQAYLLNSRIPPTEEALSVTRAELGLDKPFFTQYALWLKGAVQLDFGLSYMTKRDAFGDLMYYFPVTLKVTFLAMIVVIIVSIPLGILGAVKKGSLADKLIKFFSFIGVSTPSFWFGFLIIYVFSLKLNILPPFGLDGFSSWIMPILTLGLMSSAINTRITRTSFLEHINNRSVWYLKVNGVQKKTIIGKYVLKNSMLPVITSLGMHFGELIGGAVVVEVLFALPGVGRYVVSSITNHDYPVIQCFMILMTGIFIIVNLIIDVIYVYLNPKIKYGV; from the coding sequence ATGATTAAATATATTATAAAACGACTGCTGATTATTATACCAGTTATGCTTGCAGTATCATTTATAGTGTTTACTATGCTAAGGCTTGGACCTGTTGACCCTGCTCAAGCATATCTTCTTAATTCAAGAATACCGCCAACAGAAGAAGCCTTATCTGTTACAAGGGCAGAATTAGGACTTGATAAGCCGTTTTTTACTCAATATGCATTATGGCTTAAAGGTGCAGTGCAGCTTGATTTTGGCTTATCTTATATGACTAAGCGAGATGCATTTGGTGATTTGATGTATTATTTTCCAGTAACATTAAAAGTTACATTTCTAGCTATGATAGTAGTTATAATTGTAAGTATTCCGCTTGGTATATTAGGTGCAGTAAAAAAAGGCAGTTTAGCAGATAAATTAATAAAATTTTTCTCATTTATTGGTGTATCAACGCCTAGTTTTTGGTTTGGATTTCTGATTATATATGTGTTTTCTCTAAAATTAAATATTCTGCCGCCTTTTGGATTGGACGGTTTTTCAAGCTGGATTATGCCAATTTTAACTCTTGGTTTAATGTCAAGTGCTATTAACACCCGTATTACAAGAACAAGTTTTTTAGAGCATATAAATAACCGCTCTGTATGGTATTTAAAAGTAAATGGTGTGCAGAAAAAAACTATTATTGGAAAATATGTGCTTAAAAACTCCATGCTTCCAGTGATTACTTCACTTGGTATGCATTTTGGTGAATTAATAGGCGGTGCAGTTGTGGTGGAAGTGCTTTTTGCTCTGCCCGGAGTAGGAAGATATGTTGTATCATCTATTACTAACCATGATTACCCTGTGATACAGTGTTTTATGATATTAATGACTGGAATATTTATAATAGTAAACTTAATTATAGATGTAATATATGTTTATCTAAACCCTAAAATAAAATATGGAG